One Pseudomonas brassicacearum genomic region harbors:
- a CDS encoding antibiotic biosynthesis monooxygenase family protein, which produces MVYEIAVFPVHKERIETFRGAFAEVAPLLTRAKGYGGHMLAQGIETPEQFNLIVRWQSLEDHTPGFEASEDHRLFMMGLEEYFSEEPRVYHVEGGSF; this is translated from the coding sequence ATGGTTTACGAAATCGCTGTGTTTCCTGTTCACAAAGAACGCATTGAAACGTTCCGAGGTGCATTTGCCGAGGTCGCTCCATTGCTCACACGGGCCAAGGGTTACGGCGGCCACATGCTGGCGCAAGGGATCGAAACCCCCGAGCAATTCAACCTGATCGTGCGATGGCAATCGCTGGAAGACCACACACCGGGCTTTGAAGCGAGTGAAGACCATCGGCTGTTCATGATGGGGTTGGAGGAATATTTTTCGGAGGAGCCGAGGGTTTACCATGTTGAAGGGGGCAGCTTTTAG
- a CDS encoding zinc-dependent alcohol dehydrogenase family protein has protein sequence MKAMILKSFGGPESFELRDVPKPVPQAGQVLVRVHATSINPLDYQVRRGDYPDLVPLPAITGHDVSGVVEAVGPGVTTFAPGDEVWYTPQIFEGSGSYAEYHVAAESIVGKKPPELSHLEAASLTLVGGTVWEALVVRAALRVGESILVHGGAGGVGHVAIQVAKAMGARVFTTVRETNAEFARNLGADVIIDYEKEDYVDAVLRETAGHGVDVVFDTIGGNTLSRSPDVLAQLGRVVSIVDIAQPQNLVQAWGKNASYHFVFTRQNRGKLDELSALIARGQLRPHVGAVYSLADIPLAHARLESPNNGLRGKVAIAVEPSLIP, from the coding sequence ATGAAAGCGATGATTCTTAAATCATTCGGCGGTCCTGAATCGTTCGAACTCCGCGACGTGCCCAAGCCCGTTCCGCAAGCGGGGCAAGTCTTGGTCCGCGTACACGCCACTTCCATCAACCCGCTGGATTACCAGGTTCGACGCGGCGACTATCCCGACCTGGTGCCACTGCCGGCCATCACCGGCCACGACGTATCCGGCGTGGTCGAAGCCGTTGGGCCCGGTGTGACCACCTTCGCCCCTGGAGACGAAGTCTGGTACACCCCGCAAATATTTGAAGGGTCAGGCAGCTATGCCGAGTACCACGTCGCGGCCGAAAGCATTGTCGGGAAGAAACCGCCCGAGCTGAGCCATCTTGAGGCCGCAAGCCTGACCCTGGTGGGCGGGACGGTGTGGGAGGCGCTGGTGGTGCGCGCGGCGCTCAGGGTCGGGGAGAGCATTCTTGTCCACGGCGGCGCTGGAGGCGTCGGGCATGTCGCGATCCAAGTGGCGAAAGCCATGGGCGCCCGGGTGTTTACCACTGTGCGCGAAACAAACGCTGAGTTCGCCCGCAACTTGGGGGCCGACGTGATCATCGACTACGAAAAAGAAGATTATGTCGACGCTGTCCTTCGGGAAACCGCTGGCCACGGCGTGGATGTGGTGTTCGATACGATCGGCGGCAACACACTGTCCCGCAGCCCCGACGTCCTCGCCCAACTGGGACGCGTCGTCTCGATCGTGGACATCGCCCAGCCACAAAACCTCGTCCAGGCCTGGGGCAAGAACGCGAGCTATCACTTCGTATTCACCCGACAAAACCGCGGCAAGCTGGACGAGTTGAGCGCATTGATCGCCCGCGGTCAGCTGCGCCCCCACGTCGGCGCCGTCTATTCGCTGGCCGACATACCCCTGGCTCATGCCCGGTTGGAAAGCCCCAACAACGGTCTTCGAGGAAAAGTCGCGATTGCCGTCGAGCCATCGCTCATCCCGTAA
- the trkA gene encoding Trk system potassium transporter TrkA, whose translation MKIIILGAGQVGGSLAEHLASEANDITVVDTDGERLRGLGDRLDIRTVQGRGSLPTVLRQAGADDADMLVAVTNSDETNMVACQVAHTLFHTPTKIARVREAAYLTRADLFDNEAIPVDVLISPEQVVTNYIKRLIEHPGALQVIDFAEGKAQLVAVKAYYGGPLVGQQLRQLREHMPNVETRVAAIFRRDRPILPQGDTVIEADDEVFFIAAKANIRAVMSEMRRLDENYKRIVIAGGGQIGERLAEAIESRYQVKIIEMNPARCRYLSDTLDSTVVLQGSASDRDLLMEENIADADIFLALTNDDEANIMSSLLAKRLGAKKVMTIINNPAYVDLIQGGDIDIAISPQLATIGTLLAHVRRGDIVSVHSLRRGAAEAIEAIAHGDAKSSKVIGKAIRDIGLPPGTTIGAIIRHEEVLIAHDDTTIQTGDHVILFLVDKKHIRDVEKLFHVGLSFF comes from the coding sequence ATGAAAATCATCATCCTCGGCGCAGGGCAGGTCGGCGGTTCGCTGGCGGAACATCTGGCCAGTGAGGCCAACGACATCACCGTGGTCGACACCGACGGCGAACGCCTGCGGGGCTTGGGCGACCGCCTCGACATCCGCACCGTACAAGGCCGGGGTTCCTTGCCTACGGTGCTGCGCCAGGCCGGTGCCGACGATGCCGACATGCTGGTGGCCGTGACCAACAGCGATGAAACCAACATGGTCGCCTGCCAGGTCGCTCACACCTTGTTCCACACCCCGACCAAAATCGCCCGGGTGCGCGAAGCGGCCTACCTGACCCGCGCCGACCTGTTCGACAACGAAGCGATTCCGGTGGACGTGCTGATCAGCCCCGAGCAGGTGGTGACCAACTACATCAAGCGCCTGATCGAGCACCCCGGTGCCCTGCAGGTGATCGACTTCGCCGAAGGCAAGGCGCAACTGGTGGCGGTCAAGGCCTACTACGGCGGGCCGCTGGTGGGCCAGCAACTGCGCCAGCTGCGCGAGCACATGCCGAATGTGGAGACGCGGGTCGCGGCGATTTTCCGACGTGACCGGCCGATCCTGCCCCAGGGCGATACGGTGATCGAAGCGGACGACGAGGTGTTTTTCATCGCCGCCAAAGCGAATATTCGCGCGGTGATGAGCGAAATGCGTCGTCTCGATGAGAACTACAAGCGCATCGTCATCGCCGGCGGCGGGCAGATCGGCGAGCGCCTGGCCGAAGCCATCGAAAGCCGCTACCAGGTCAAGATCATCGAGATGAACCCGGCGCGCTGCCGTTACCTCTCGGACACCCTCGACAGCACCGTGGTGTTGCAAGGCAGTGCCTCTGACCGCGACCTGCTGATGGAAGAAAACATCGCTGACGCCGACATCTTCCTGGCCCTGACCAACGACGACGAAGCCAACATCATGTCGTCGCTATTGGCCAAGCGCCTGGGGGCGAAGAAGGTCATGACCATCATCAACAACCCGGCCTACGTCGACCTGATCCAGGGCGGCGACATCGACATCGCCATCAGCCCGCAACTGGCAACCATTGGCACCTTGCTCGCTCACGTGCGCCGCGGCGACATCGTCAGCGTCCACTCCCTGCGCCGCGGCGCGGCCGAAGCCATCGAAGCCATTGCCCACGGCGACGCCAAGTCCAGCAAAGTCATCGGCAAAGCCATCCGCGACATCGGCCTGCCGCCCGGCACCACCATCGGCGCGATCATCCGTCACGAAGAAGTACTGATCGCCCACGACGACACCACCATCCAGACCGGCGACCATGTCATCCTGTTCCTGGTGGACAAGAAGCACATTCGCGACGTCGAGAAACTGTTCCATGTGGGGTTGAGTTTCTTCTGA
- the dprA gene encoding DNA-processing protein DprA, with translation MSLPEFASVSPAELEARLRLHRLPELGPKRFMTLMEAFGSASKAVSAPASAWRALGLPATCAEARRHPDVRDGAYHALAWLERSGQHLLMWDQPDYPALLAQISDAPPLLFVAGDAGFLEKPQLALVGSRRASRPGMDTAAAFSRSLAGAGFVITSGLALGIDAAAHQAALDVGGQTVGVLGTGLENFYPQRNRRLADAMIDQGSAVVSEFPLDAPPHASHFPRRNRIISGLSLGVLVVEASVASGSLITARLAAEQGREVYAIPGSIHHPGARGCHQLIRDGAVLVETVEHILEALRGWQRLPLTAEPVPVTHPLLRLLHAAPLTSEALADASGWGLPKVLAALTELEMEGRATCDNGCWFARTR, from the coding sequence ATGTCACTGCCTGAATTCGCTTCGGTTTCCCCTGCGGAACTGGAAGCCCGTCTGCGCCTGCACCGCTTGCCGGAGCTGGGACCCAAACGTTTCATGACCTTGATGGAGGCGTTTGGCTCAGCCTCCAAAGCCGTCAGCGCGCCGGCCAGCGCCTGGCGAGCGCTGGGCTTGCCCGCGACGTGTGCCGAGGCTCGACGCCACCCGGATGTGCGTGACGGTGCCTACCACGCATTGGCCTGGCTGGAGCGTTCGGGCCAGCATTTACTGATGTGGGACCAGCCTGACTACCCGGCGTTGCTGGCGCAGATCAGCGATGCGCCACCGCTGCTGTTCGTCGCCGGCGACGCCGGATTCCTGGAAAAACCGCAGCTGGCGCTGGTCGGCAGCCGCCGGGCATCGCGTCCGGGCATGGACACGGCGGCGGCATTTTCCCGAAGCCTGGCCGGGGCCGGTTTTGTCATCACCAGCGGCTTGGCCCTGGGCATCGATGCGGCGGCTCATCAAGCGGCCCTGGATGTCGGCGGGCAGACCGTTGGCGTGTTGGGCACCGGGCTGGAAAATTTTTATCCACAGCGCAATCGACGGCTGGCGGACGCCATGATCGACCAAGGCAGCGCGGTGGTGTCGGAGTTCCCGCTGGACGCGCCACCCCACGCCAGCCACTTTCCGCGCCGTAACCGGATCATCAGCGGTTTATCCCTGGGTGTGCTGGTGGTTGAAGCCAGTGTCGCCAGCGGCTCGCTGATCACCGCACGCCTGGCGGCGGAACAGGGCCGCGAGGTGTACGCCATTCCGGGATCGATCCACCACCCGGGCGCCCGCGGCTGCCATCAATTGATCCGCGACGGCGCGGTGCTGGTGGAAACCGTCGAGCACATCCTGGAAGCACTGCGCGGTTGGCAGCGGTTACCGCTGACCGCGGAGCCTGTGCCTGTCACGCATCCGCTGTTGCGCTTGCTCCATGCCGCACCGCTCACCAGCGAAGCGTTGGCCGACGCCAGTGGCTGGGGCTTGCCCAAAGTGTTGGCGGCGCTGACCGAGTTGGAAATGGAAGGACGGGCCACGTGCGACAACGGGTGCTGGTTTGCGCGGACACGCTAG
- the def gene encoding peptide deformylase — MAILNILEFPDPRLRTIAKPVAVVDDEVRQLVDDMFETMYEAPGIGLAATQVNVHKRIVVMDLSEDRSEPRVFINPEFETLTDEMDQYQEGCLSVPGFYENVDRPQKVKIKALDRDGQPYELIAEGLLAVCIQHECDHLNGKLFVDYLSTLKRDRIKKKLEKLHRQNA; from the coding sequence ATGGCCATTTTGAACATTCTCGAATTTCCGGACCCGCGCCTGCGCACTATCGCCAAACCCGTGGCCGTAGTGGACGACGAAGTGCGTCAGTTGGTCGATGACATGTTTGAAACAATGTATGAAGCGCCAGGTATCGGCCTCGCCGCGACCCAGGTCAACGTGCACAAGCGTATTGTCGTGATGGACCTCTCCGAAGACCGCAGCGAACCGCGAGTGTTCATCAACCCCGAGTTCGAAACCCTGACCGACGAGATGGACCAATACCAGGAAGGCTGCCTGTCGGTGCCGGGTTTCTACGAAAACGTCGACCGTCCGCAAAAGGTCAAGATCAAGGCCCTGGACCGCGACGGCCAGCCTTATGAACTGATCGCCGAAGGGTTGCTGGCGGTGTGCATCCAGCACGAGTGTGACCACCTCAACGGCAAGCTGTTCGTGGATTACCTGTCTACCCTCAAGCGTGACCGGATCAAGAAAAAACTGGAAAAACTTCATCGCCAGAATGCTTGA
- the fmt gene encoding methionyl-tRNA formyltransferase — protein sequence MTEPLRIVFAGTPEFAAEHLKALLASPHEIVAVYTQPDRPAGRGQKLMPSPVKQLALENGIQVLQPPTLRDAQAQAELAALQPELMVVVAYGLILPQVVLDIPRLGCINSHASLLPRWRGAAPIQRAVEAGDAESGVTVMRMEAGLDTGPMLLKVSTPISAEDTGGSLHDRLALIGPPAVVEAIAGLAAGTLEGEVQDDSLATYAHKLNKDEARIDWSRPAIELERLVRAFNPWPICHSTLNGEALKVLAASYAEGQGAPGEILGASKDGLVVACGEQALCLTRLQLPGGKALNFSDLFNSRREKFAVGTLLGQAVDAS from the coding sequence ATGACTGAGCCACTGCGCATCGTCTTTGCCGGCACTCCCGAATTTGCCGCCGAACACCTCAAGGCCCTGCTGGCCAGCCCCCACGAAATCGTCGCGGTCTACACCCAGCCGGATCGGCCGGCCGGCCGTGGGCAAAAACTCATGCCCAGCCCGGTCAAGCAGCTGGCCCTGGAAAACGGTATTCAAGTGTTGCAGCCACCAACCCTGCGTGATGCCCAAGCCCAGGCCGAACTGGCCGCGCTGCAGCCGGAGCTGATGGTGGTGGTCGCCTACGGCTTGATCCTGCCGCAAGTGGTGCTGGATATTCCGCGCCTGGGTTGCATCAACAGCCACGCCTCGCTACTGCCGCGCTGGCGCGGTGCGGCGCCGATCCAGCGCGCCGTGGAAGCCGGCGATGCCGAGAGCGGCGTCACGGTGATGCGCATGGAAGCCGGCCTGGACACCGGGCCGATGCTGCTCAAGGTCAGCACCCCCATCAGCGCCGAAGACACCGGTGGCAGCCTGCACGACCGCCTTGCGCTGATCGGCCCGCCCGCCGTGGTCGAGGCCATTGCCGGCCTGGCTGCCGGCACGCTGGAAGGCGAAGTGCAGGACGACAGCCTCGCCACTTACGCACACAAATTGAACAAAGACGAAGCCCGCATCGACTGGAGTCGCCCGGCCATTGAGCTGGAGCGCCTGGTGCGCGCCTTCAATCCTTGGCCAATCTGCCACAGCACCTTGAACGGTGAAGCCCTGAAAGTGCTGGCGGCCAGTTACGCCGAAGGGCAGGGCGCCCCCGGTGAAATCCTCGGCGCCAGCAAGGACGGCCTCGTCGTCGCCTGCGGTGAGCAAGCGCTGTGCCTGACCCGTTTGCAATTGCCCGGCGGCAAGGCCCTGAACTTCAGCGACTTGTTCAACAGCCGCCGTGAGAAATTTGCCGTCGGCACCCTCTTGGGCCAAGCGGTGGATGCCTCATGA
- a CDS encoding NADPH:quinone reductase, which yields MAKRIQFSSHGGPEVLEYVDYQPAEPGPQQVRVSNRAIGLNFIDTYYRSGLYPPPTLPSGLGAEGAGVVEAVGSEVTRFKVGDRVAYGSGPLGAYSDVHVLPEANLVHLPESISFEQAAGVMLKGLTVQYLLRQTYELKGGETILFHAAAGGVGSLACQWAKALGVKLIGTVSSPEKAAIAKSHGAWETIDYSKENVAQRVLELTDGKKVPVVYDGVGKDTWLTSLDSVAPRGLVVSFGNASGAVDGVNLGILSAKGSLYVTRPTLATYANNAENLQRMADELFGMISSGKIKVDINQRYPLAEAAKAQTELSARRTTGSTILLP from the coding sequence ATGGCCAAACGTATCCAGTTCAGTTCCCACGGCGGCCCCGAAGTGCTCGAGTATGTGGACTACCAGCCCGCCGAGCCGGGCCCGCAGCAAGTGCGCGTCAGCAACCGGGCGATCGGCCTGAACTTCATCGACACCTACTACCGCAGCGGTCTGTATCCGCCGCCGACGCTACCATCGGGCCTGGGCGCCGAAGGGGCGGGCGTGGTCGAGGCGGTCGGCAGTGAGGTCACGCGATTCAAGGTCGGTGACCGGGTGGCTTACGGCAGCGGTCCGTTGGGGGCCTATAGCGATGTGCATGTGCTGCCCGAGGCCAACCTGGTGCATTTGCCCGAATCCATCAGCTTCGAGCAGGCGGCCGGTGTGATGCTCAAGGGCCTGACCGTGCAGTACCTGTTGCGCCAGACTTATGAACTCAAGGGTGGCGAAACCATCCTGTTCCATGCCGCCGCCGGTGGTGTGGGTTCCTTGGCCTGCCAATGGGCCAAGGCCTTGGGCGTGAAGCTGATCGGTACCGTCAGTTCACCGGAAAAAGCCGCCATCGCCAAATCCCACGGCGCTTGGGAAACCATCGACTACAGCAAGGAAAACGTCGCACAGCGAGTGCTGGAATTGACTGACGGCAAAAAGGTGCCGGTGGTGTACGACGGGGTTGGCAAGGACACCTGGCTGACCTCCCTGGACAGCGTCGCCCCCCGTGGCCTGGTGGTGAGCTTCGGCAATGCCTCCGGTGCGGTGGACGGCGTGAACCTGGGGATCCTCTCGGCGAAGGGCTCGCTGTACGTCACCCGCCCGACCCTGGCGACCTACGCCAACAACGCCGAGAACCTGCAGCGCATGGCCGATGAGCTGTTTGGGATGATCAGCAGCGGCAAGATCAAGGTGGACATCAACCAGCGTTATCCACTGGCGGAAGCGGCCAAGGCCCAGACCGAGTTGTCGGCGCGACGGACGACGGGGTCGACCATTCTCTTGCCCTGA
- a CDS encoding tetratricopeptide repeat protein: MLDSLEKMLAKGVDNALLRFGLGKGYLDLGEFTRAAEHFQRCVELDPKYSAAWKLLGKAHQGQGDLPAARQAWEQGLEAARAHGDKQAEKEMTVFLKKLDRHP, encoded by the coding sequence ATGCTCGACTCCCTGGAAAAAATGCTCGCCAAAGGCGTGGACAACGCCCTGCTACGCTTCGGCCTGGGCAAGGGCTATCTCGACCTCGGCGAATTCACCCGAGCCGCCGAACACTTCCAACGTTGCGTCGAACTCGACCCCAAGTACTCAGCCGCCTGGAAACTACTGGGCAAGGCCCACCAAGGCCAAGGAGACCTACCGGCCGCCCGTCAAGCCTGGGAGCAAGGCCTGGAAGCCGCCCGCGCCCACGGCGACAAACAAGCCGAGAAAGAGATGACCGTGTTCCTCAAGAAACTGGATCGCCATCCCTGA
- a CDS encoding LysM peptidoglycan-binding domain-containing protein, which yields MRKSLLALLLLASAGIAHGQVQLREGFPQQYTVVTGDTLWDISGKYLREPWKWPELWQANPQIENPNLIYPGDTLSLVYVNGQPRLTLNRGASRGTIKLSPRIRSSPVADAIPSIPLQAINSFLLSNRIVDTAEDFNKAPYVVAGNAERVLSGMGDRIFARGTFETSQSAYGIFRQGKVYTDPETKEFLGINADDIGGGEVVATEGDVTTLALQRTTQEVRLGDRLFSGEERSINSTFMPSAPKTDINGLILDVPRGVTQIGAMDVVTLNKGRRDGLAEGNVLAVMKTGETVRDRISGEQVKIPDERAGLLMVFRTYDKLSYGLVLYASRSLAVLDKVRNP from the coding sequence ATGAGGAAATCACTACTCGCCCTGCTGCTCCTGGCCTCGGCCGGTATCGCGCACGGGCAAGTGCAACTTCGGGAAGGTTTTCCCCAGCAATACACGGTGGTGACGGGGGACACGCTGTGGGACATTTCCGGCAAGTACCTGCGCGAACCCTGGAAATGGCCGGAACTCTGGCAGGCCAACCCGCAGATCGAAAACCCCAACCTGATCTATCCCGGCGACACCCTGTCGCTGGTCTACGTCAACGGCCAGCCGCGCCTGACCCTCAATCGCGGCGCCTCGCGGGGCACCATCAAACTGTCGCCGCGCATCCGCAGCTCGCCAGTGGCCGATGCCATCCCAAGCATCCCGCTGCAAGCCATCAACAGCTTTTTGCTGAGCAACCGCATCGTCGACACAGCCGAGGACTTCAACAAGGCGCCCTACGTCGTCGCCGGCAATGCCGAGCGGGTACTCAGCGGCATGGGGGACCGGATCTTTGCCCGCGGCACCTTCGAGACGAGCCAATCGGCCTACGGCATCTTCCGCCAGGGCAAGGTCTACACCGATCCCGAGACCAAGGAATTCCTGGGCATCAACGCCGACGACATCGGCGGCGGCGAGGTGGTTGCCACCGAAGGTGATGTCACCACCCTGGCCCTGCAACGCACCACCCAGGAAGTGCGCCTCGGTGACCGCTTGTTCAGCGGCGAAGAACGCTCGATCAACTCCACCTTCATGCCCAGCGCGCCGAAAACCGACATTAACGGGCTGATCCTTGACGTGCCTCGCGGCGTGACCCAGATCGGCGCAATGGATGTGGTCACCCTGAACAAGGGCCGTCGCGATGGGCTGGCCGAAGGCAACGTGCTGGCGGTGATGAAGACCGGGGAAACCGTGCGTGATCGCATCAGCGGCGAGCAGGTGAAGATCCCGGATGAACGGGCCGGCCTGCTGATGGTTTTCCGCACCTACGACAAGCTCAGCTACGGCTTGGTGCTGTATGCCTCGCGCTCATTGGCCGTGCTCGACAAGGTGCGCAATCCGTAA
- a CDS encoding ArsR/SmtB family transcription factor produces MDLLEIFKALSNPTRLQILKGLKDPAKNFPPQDEGDVHTVGVCVSSIQEGIGLSQSTVSGYLATLQRVGLVEVRRIGQWTYYKRNEATISALAEIIGKDL; encoded by the coding sequence ATGGACCTACTCGAAATATTCAAAGCCCTCTCAAACCCGACACGTCTCCAAATCCTGAAAGGTTTGAAGGATCCGGCAAAGAACTTCCCCCCGCAGGATGAGGGTGACGTTCACACGGTCGGCGTCTGCGTCAGCAGTATCCAGGAAGGGATCGGCCTGTCGCAGTCAACGGTGTCCGGTTATCTGGCCACGTTGCAACGGGTGGGTCTGGTCGAAGTCAGGCGCATCGGCCAGTGGACCTATTACAAACGCAATGAAGCAACCATCAGTGCTCTCGCCGAGATCATTGGCAAAGACCTGTAG
- a CDS encoding L-threonylcarbamoyladenylate synthase, producing the protein MVNSWRVQQAAREIRAGAVIAYPTEAVWGLGCDPWNEEAVERLLAIKSRLPDKGLILVADNIHQFDFLFEDFPETWMDRMASTWPGPNTWLVPHQNLLPEWITGVHDTVALRVSDHPTVRDLCSLVGPLVSTSANPQGRPAARTRIRVEQYFRGQIDLVLGGNLGGRKNPSVIRDLATGKVVRPD; encoded by the coding sequence ATGGTCAACAGTTGGCGTGTGCAACAAGCCGCGCGGGAAATTCGCGCCGGGGCGGTGATTGCCTATCCAACCGAAGCGGTCTGGGGCCTGGGTTGTGATCCGTGGAACGAGGAAGCGGTGGAACGCCTGCTGGCGATCAAGTCGCGGTTGCCCGACAAGGGCTTGATCCTGGTGGCGGACAACATCCACCAGTTCGATTTCCTGTTCGAAGACTTCCCCGAAACCTGGATGGACCGCATGGCCAGCACTTGGCCGGGGCCTAACACCTGGCTGGTGCCGCACCAGAATCTGCTGCCGGAATGGATCACCGGCGTGCATGACACGGTCGCGCTGCGGGTCAGCGATCATCCCACCGTGCGCGACCTGTGCTCACTGGTGGGACCGCTGGTGTCCACCTCGGCCAACCCCCAGGGCCGCCCGGCGGCGCGCACGCGGATTCGGGTCGAGCAGTATTTCCGTGGGCAGATCGACCTGGTGCTGGGTGGCAACCTGGGCGGGCGCAAGAACCCCAGCGTGATTCGCGACCTGGCGACCGGCAAGGTCGTGCGGCCGGACTGA
- a CDS encoding ferric reductase-like transmembrane domain-containing protein — protein MNTQSYRPQGWQLFSLIAALVVAMSIAAVAVQPDLIEGLRSAIRATARSSFALFLIAFTASAFAVLVPSPLAKALVRERRFIGLAFAFSHLVHAVLIYAYGQLNTEFWPARTVANNIPGGTAYAFILLMALTSFKGPARLLGPKAWKALHVTGMWVIAAVFAFSNFKRIPMSDWYVLPFGLTCAAVAIRLVGKLAMANKRSQARQASMRRAAVAS, from the coding sequence ATGAATACCCAATCCTACCGTCCTCAAGGCTGGCAGCTGTTCAGCCTGATCGCCGCCCTGGTGGTGGCAATGAGCATCGCGGCTGTCGCGGTACAACCCGACCTTATCGAGGGCCTGCGCAGCGCCATCCGCGCCACCGCACGTTCCTCCTTCGCACTGTTTCTGATCGCGTTCACCGCGTCGGCCTTTGCCGTACTGGTGCCTTCACCGCTCGCCAAGGCACTGGTCCGCGAGAGACGCTTCATCGGCCTCGCCTTTGCCTTCTCCCACCTGGTGCATGCCGTGCTGATCTACGCCTATGGGCAACTCAACACCGAGTTCTGGCCCGCCCGCACCGTTGCCAACAACATCCCGGGCGGGACCGCCTACGCCTTCATCCTGCTGATGGCCCTGACCTCATTCAAAGGGCCCGCCCGACTGCTGGGGCCCAAGGCCTGGAAGGCATTGCATGTCACCGGCATGTGGGTCATCGCCGCGGTATTTGCCTTCTCCAACTTCAAACGTATCCCGATGAGTGACTGGTACGTGCTGCCTTTCGGCCTCACCTGCGCCGCCGTGGCGATCCGACTGGTCGGCAAGCTGGCCATGGCTAACAAACGCAGCCAAGCCAGGCAAGCGTCGATGCGCCGGGCAGCGGTCGCCTCCTGA
- the rsmB gene encoding 16S rRNA (cytosine(967)-C(5))-methyltransferase RsmB codes for MNPRLAAAKALAAVLSGKASLNSSLPTQLDKVEDRDRGFTQDLAFGTARWQPRLSALAAKLLQKPFKAADADVEALLLVGLYQLLYTRVPAHAAIGETVGCADKLKKPWAKALINAVLRRAQRESEALLAELEHDPVVRTAHPRWLQKSLKAFWPEQWEAICAANNAHPPMILRVNRRHHTRDAYLALLGEAGIPAIPCQYSRDGIVLETPGDVRALPGFAEGWISVQDEAAQLAADLLELAPGQRVLDACCAPGGKTCHILEAEPKLAGVVAVDLEAKRLVRVKENLERLGLDAELIAADGRDTATWWDGKPFQRILLDAPCSATGVIRRHPDIKLTRQPDDIAALATLQGELLDALWPILEVGGMLLYATCSTLPTENTEVIEAFLARTPGARELDIASQAGLKQPHGRQLLAQEGGHDGFYYAKLIKIAAARG; via the coding sequence ATGAACCCGCGTCTGGCCGCCGCCAAGGCACTTGCCGCTGTCCTCAGTGGCAAAGCCTCGCTCAACAGTTCCCTGCCGACCCAACTGGACAAGGTTGAAGACCGTGATCGCGGCTTCACCCAAGACCTGGCGTTCGGCACCGCCCGCTGGCAGCCGCGGCTGTCGGCCCTGGCGGCCAAGTTGCTGCAGAAACCGTTCAAGGCCGCCGACGCTGACGTCGAAGCGCTGCTGCTGGTGGGGCTTTATCAATTGCTCTACACCCGCGTTCCCGCCCACGCTGCCATCGGCGAAACCGTGGGTTGCGCCGACAAGCTGAAAAAGCCCTGGGCCAAGGCCCTGATCAATGCCGTGTTGCGCCGCGCCCAACGGGAAAGCGAAGCCCTGCTGGCCGAGCTGGAACACGACCCGGTGGTGCGCACCGCCCACCCGCGCTGGTTGCAGAAATCCCTGAAGGCCTTCTGGCCCGAGCAATGGGAAGCCATTTGCGCGGCCAACAACGCCCATCCGCCGATGATCCTGCGGGTCAACCGTCGTCACCATACCCGCGATGCCTACCTGGCCTTACTGGGCGAGGCGGGCATCCCGGCCATCCCGTGCCAGTACAGCCGCGACGGCATCGTGCTGGAAACCCCGGGCGATGTGCGCGCCCTGCCGGGCTTCGCCGAAGGCTGGATCAGCGTCCAGGACGAAGCCGCGCAACTGGCCGCCGACCTGCTGGAGCTGGCCCCCGGCCAACGGGTGCTGGACGCCTGCTGCGCGCCGGGCGGCAAAACCTGCCACATCCTTGAGGCCGAGCCGAAGCTGGCCGGCGTAGTGGCGGTGGATCTGGAAGCCAAGCGCCTGGTGCGGGTCAAGGAAAACCTCGAACGTCTGGGCCTGGACGCCGAGCTGATCGCCGCCGACGGCCGCGACACCGCGACCTGGTGGGACGGCAAACCGTTCCAGCGCATCCTGCTGGACGCGCCGTGTTCGGCCACCGGGGTGATCCGTCGCCACCCGGACATAAAACTCACCCGCCAGCCGGACGACATCGCCGCACTGGCCACATTGCAAGGCGAACTGCTCGATGCGCTGTGGCCGATCCTGGAAGTCGGCGGCATGTTGCTCTACGCCACCTGCTCGACCTTGCCGACCGAGAACACCGAAGTGATCGAGGCCTTCCTCGCCCGCACCCCGGGCGCCCGGGAACTGGACATCGCCAGCCAGGCCGGTCTCAAGCAGCCCCATGGCCGCCAGTTGCTGGCCCAGGAAGGCGGACATGACGGGTTCTACTACGCCAAACTGATCAAGATCGCCGCCGCACGCGGTTAA